The Miscanthus floridulus cultivar M001 unplaced genomic scaffold, ASM1932011v1 os_1079_1_2, whole genome shotgun sequence genome contains the following window.
GTTATGAGGCGAACTTGCAACTCAGATGCTAGGCCTGTTACATCTTTCACTGTATTAGCAACATAAAACTACATCCGTGACCATTGCTTAGACGAAGGTCTTACCTGTAGGCACGAGGGTAAGACCTCCTCCAAGTAAAACCAACAAAGAGCATGATGTCAAGACTTCATCCTCAGAGCCGCCGCCACCTACCTGCTCCTCGCTCTGCCTCCACCATCGCGTCTAGGCCCCCTCTCCTTTCGGATTGAGTCTGCCGGAGACGAGAGGGGAAGGGGACTCATCCTTTTCTCGCAATTTTCTTTTTTCTTGATTGGGGTAATAAATTTCTGACGAAATCAAATGATTTTTTGTCGGAATCGTGTGTCCTGCGATGACTTCGGTGATTGCCATGACAAGATCGACGTTGCAGGTGTCGACTTCATCGGTAGGCGACCAATTTGTTATCTTTATCTACGAGGAAAGGGGTGCTTCTGGGAGCCCCTACGAGGACGACGACTCCGGGCCATCGATCTCATCGTCAATGGTCACGGAGAGAAAATCAAGGTCTCGAGGTTATGAATCTGCATCTATGTCGTACCGTTTTGGACCGGTTCCGAAGCGTTGGATCTTGTGGCATGTCCAATGTTTTGGGGTTGGTCGTTGAATTCGGTTGGTATTGGAGAAGAAGACGATGAAAAAATTTGGATATAATATTATGCATTTTTATTTTAGATTGTAACTTGGGGATGTATTGTACCAAAATTTAATGTAAGTCCCCTTTCTTGGAAAAAAAAAGTAATATAAAACCATGAAATGTGACTCTGCGTGGTTCTCTCCGTGTCTTTGACTAGAGTTTGTATACTTGTTGCCTCACGGAGTCACGAATTGATTCTGCATATGCATACAAGGGAGATAGTAGTAAAAGTTTGGTGGCTTCGAATAGTGGCAAGGTACTGACGGCATGCCCGACAGTAGGATAAGGTTGGTGCGATACTAAAAAACCTTCATACAGAAAACAATAAAAAAGCCTCCCTTTGTCTTTTACAAAAATCACCTGCTGTAATGCTGTGATTCGTGATTGCCCtttcagggcctgtttggaacacaggaatgcaaaacagaggaaagaaaaaaaacGTAAGAACATGGTAGAGTAAAAAGTGAAAAACTACAGGATTCTAAAACATAGGAATAAATACTTTGGGGTGTTTGGATTGCAGGATTAGCCTTGATCGTCATGTGTGTCCATAAGCACAGATTATATCGGTTGATGCATCCTAACACAATATTTAGATGCTTTCAACTAATCATTTGGtatattactttttaattcaTCTATACGCAGAGTAGTTAGTACTCTCTTTCTCTGTCCGGCTGAACCGTTCCCTCTCCATATACGTTTTTACCGTTTCGAGCACCTGGTGGTTCTTATCTTGCCGGCTGTTGATGAGTCTCTCTCTTCCTGACGACGGTGGCATGCATGGCGGGGGCGTGCGAGCGGCATGGCCAGTGTGAGCTCGGGAGGCCGGGTGGTGCAACGACCGAGCGCGAGCACGAGCAGCCGCGGCGAGCATTGGTGTCAGCACGGACGGTAACTGCGCCGAAATCCAGGACGCGTGATGCGCGGCGAGTCGCGACTGTCGACTGTGGGGCTGTGACGAGCGAGCAATCAACAAGCAATGAGATTTCCCTTAAGTTCAAGTGGATTCTTTTTTTCCTATGATTTGTACATCATACGAACCCTTTCCTCTGGAACAGGACGCATCTTTCCTGTATTCCAAACAGCAACCTTTGAAACCTTTCCTAAGGAATCCTTTCCTTTGAAATTCCTTTGGATTTCCTccgatccaaacagggcctcaaACAAAAATTATTTATATTACGGTCAAAGTCATGATTGATGGCTttggcaaagaaaaaaaaagtcatGATTGATGGCTttcgcaaagaaaaaaaaaagtcatgATTGATGGATAccttcaaatttaaaaaataaatGGTGTTTTCAGTTGCTCACATCTCACATTGAAACTTAACTTTGGCGTTAAATGGGTCGTATACTTATTCGATATGTCTTCTAACAGAAATTTTAAATGATTAGTCCTTTCACTATGACAAAATTCGTAGAAAGTACGTGCATATACACATGTGTTTTTACCAAGCTTTTACGTTTTCTGATGCGTCCAGAGCTAACACAAGTCCTGTAATATTGAAATTGATTTATGGATGCAATTCTTTTTCCATTGCTTCAAATTGATAAACCGAATTTGCAATTTAAAAGTTCAAGCAACCCATTCGGAAGCTTCCAAGCTATAAAGatgtgctcatgtcattgggTTCCGATGGTGGGATGGGGATAACTTTACAATGCTCATCGATTATATGTATTTATGTTTCCTTTTTCTTCGCGAGGATACCGATCTACTCCCTTAGTTCTAAAtcataagatgttttgacttttctagatacgtagctcttattatgcatttagatatatattatgtctaaatatattaaaataaatgtatctagaaaagtcaaaacaaccTATAATTCAAAATGGAGAGAGTATATACTCCGAATTTAGCATTTCGTAGCCGTTCACGTTGAAATTGTAAGTTCTTGTAGGAATCACGGCATcagggaaagaaaaaaaaaacttatccCAAACGGCACAAGACAATCAGCTTCAGCTCAATCCTACTGCAGGAGTATTATTATTTATAATTGCTTTGAGGACCACCGCTTGCAATTGCAAGTCACAATTTGGCAACGATGCACTCGCACACCAATTCCCATGTCGCAGGTTCGCCTATAAGGCCTCGTTTAggttgcgaaaaaatttcaacccaatAAATAGTAGTATTtttgtcttatttgacaaatattatctaatcgtggaccaactaggctcaaaagattcatctcgtgatttcgaattaaactgtgcaattagttattttttttacctacatttaatactccatgcaagcggctaaaaattgatgtgatggaaagaaagtgaaaaaacttggaatttggatggcatctaaacaaggcctaaatcacTCTTGCAGCCACAGCTAGTGGCACAACACTCAGCCTTGTCACTTCACCGTGCGTCAAGAAGCCACCGATCGAACTCGTtcgcgccatggccgccgaggcAGCTGCCGCCGGCCACCGTTTCGACTTCGACGTCATCGTGGTGGGCGCGGGCATCATGGGCAGCTGCACGGCGCACGCGGCCGCGTCCCGCGGCGCGCGGGTCCTGCTCCTGGAGCGCTTCGACCTGCTCCACCACCTGGGCTCCTCGCACGGCGAGTCCCGCACCATCCGCGACGCCTACCCGAAGGCGCAGTACCCGCCGATGGTCCGCCTCGCGCGCCGCCTCTGGGCAGAGGCCGAGGCCGAGTCCGGCTACAGCGTGCTGACCCCGGCGCCGCAGCTCTCGATGGGCCCGCGCAGCAACGCCTCGCTGCTCGCCGCCATCAGGAGCGACCCCGGCGCGGAGGAGGGGGCGGACCTGACGCGGAGGTGGGGAGGCGCGTTCCGGATCCCCGACGGCGACGGGTGGGTGACCGCGGTGagcgagcgcggcggcggcgtcctgaACGCGACCAAGGCCGTTGCCATGTTCCAGGCGCTCGCCGTCAAGAAGGGCGCCGTGGTCAGGGACAAGACGGAGGTCGTTGGCGTCAGGAAGGGACCCGAGGAGGAGGGAGGCGGCGTCGTGGTGACGACGAGCGCCGGCGCCGAATTCCACGGCGGCAAGTGCGTGGTGACGGTAGGCGCGTGGGCGAGCAAGCTGGTCCGGTCCATCGCCGGCGGCCTGGAACTCCCCATCCAGCCGCTGCACACGATGGTCCTGTACTGGCGCATCAAGCCCGGCCGGGAGCGGGACCTCGCGGCGGAGTCCGGGTTCCCGACGTTCTCCAGCTACGGCGACCCGCACGTGTACGGCACGCCGTCGCTGGAGCTGCCGGgcctgatgaagatcaactacgACGGTGGCCCGCCGTGCGACCCCGACGGCCGCGACTGGGCCCACGGTGGCGGTGCCGTGGCGGACCGGGTTGCCCGGTGGATCGAGGAGTTCCTGCCCGACCACGTGGACACCGCCGGCGGGCCGGTCTCCCGGGTGTCATGCATGTACTCCATGACGCCAGACAAAGACTTCGTCATCGACTTCCTCGGCGGCGAGTTCGGGAACGACGTCGTGGTCGGGGCTGGGTTCTCGGGGCACGGGTTCAAGATGGCGCCGGCGGTGGGGAGGATCCTGGCCGAGATGGCCATCTATGGCGAGGAGAGGACCGCGACGGAGGCCGGCGTGGAGCTCGGCAGCTTCAGGATCAACAGGTTCGAGGGTAACCCCTTGGGAAACGCCAAGAATTAGTAAACTGGAATTCTGGATCTTCCAAGCCCTGTGAACGTGATCTTCAAGAGCCTTGATCCAGTCCTGCGACATTTTGGAGAACCCCGGCGGCAACAGAGATCACAACGGATGTGCCCAGCTTCCATGGGTTTTTCACACACAGCTTCAATTTCTCTTGTTTTTTTCTTGATGCAATTACTGGACTTGCGCAATAAACTAAAAATATGTTTATTTTAGAAAAGATGCAATAAGTGATATGGAAGGGCAAAACAATGCGATTGAGTGCAACGACCTCACTCAGTTGAATTTTATGCAAGGGTGTTGCGGACCATCGTCGTGTGCATACCTTGCCCCAGCCTTTTTTTTTCCGTTGCTCCGCCACTGCCTCTGCTTGCAGTTGTCTATCGTCGCGGAATGTGCATGCCTTAATCACAAGGCCATAGATACATAGTCAACTGACACAAGTACTTCAGAAATGGACCTCTCTGTTTgatttataagccgtactttttcagctaacaaataatatttttctctcacaacaaatcagccaacagtactttcagctatggcttatccGCCAAACGACAAGCATCAGCCAGCCGGTAGAACCCAACACAAGCACAAACTTAGTTGCAACTGTTCCTTCCCAAACATGTATTCTAGTAGTACAATCCACTGCAATATACAACCCTTCCCCATCAAGGGGCAGGATGTTTCTCTTCCAGCATCTAACTTAACAGTATATAATTTAAAGTGTGTATCTTGGCATCGAGGCATTGCTCTGCAAGGTATTACTTCTACAAAAATTCGCAATTCCCAATAGGAAAAGGGAGCCGTCCTTTTGGCAACTGCCCTGTTTTCTACTACCTACATATACAGCTCAAGCTGACGGCCTCTTTGGATAAAAAGTCACCTATCTGAGAGCGTACGTCTCAGCTGGTGTAGCTCCTTAGaaacccaagccctccaaacagGGTTGAACCGCCAGATCTCCTGGGGCTTGGTTCCGCAGAGTTTCGCACACCACTCGGCAACTCAGAGGGTCCTTCCTTCATTGAACTTGCTCTGCTGAGAGCACCCGGTTGATCCTGCATATGTAAGGAGTTACTAATAGCTTATGCTGCAAACTCTGAGTATAGGCAAATCATGGTTTAAGTTTAACAAAAGAAATTGCAACTCTTAATTATATCGCTGCATGAATGCAAATTAATACCATCAGATCCCACACACTCTCTCTATAGGTAAACACTGTGAACAGATCATACTTGTCCaagtaggtgacaggtggataggGCCAAGTTCAACAACAGACAACAGTCAAACAGTACATTTTTCTTAAAGCTATTATTGTGCTTCTTCATGAATTACTTAAACCTATATATACTGGCTTAAGAATGTTATATATTACTAGAATTTACCATTTTTGTTACTGGACTGTAAAGCGCAAAGTGAAAATAAAACTACTACACTATGTGGCAACACAGCAGAACTAAAGTAGGCTCAAAGTTAATACGCTACATAGTGGTACGAAGGTGACAACAAATGTATACACTTATTTCAGTAGTAAGAAACGAGAAACAAAACATATTATCACAATATATGACACGCCACACAGTTGTCTTTAATGCGTTCCATCTATTGAGTATATGTAACAAAATTATTTACCTGCTGTAAGCAGCATTTGCATAGACAGCAAGTATATTAATTGTCTTATCAATGTGCACAGTGATCATTAGACAGAACAGACCATGAACAAAACTGATTTTAAATCACAAAGCACCTTAGTTGATCAGTGTCTTACCCTTTTAGGTGGTATTGTAGTTCCAGCTAGCAAACTAAGTCCCGATGCTGACATGATTGTAGATGAGCGCACAACCTACAAAAGCAAATTATATCAGATGGAACAAGACAGGTCAATTGTATTCTCAAACAAGAAACCAAACCTGACCTTAGGTGCCTCTATTCTAGGAGACTCTGGTTCCATAGCTGGGGGCAAAGAAGCAGCCTGTGGGAAAAAAAGATCAATTAGTGAAGAtccaaatttttaaaaaaatgtaaGGTGTCTCAATAATTGTACCCTAACAATTCTCTCTGAGGATTCAATAGCAGGACGAGGAGTTGATGATGTAACCTGAAAATCGTATGAATAAGAATCAGCAAGGATGAAACAAGATAGCTGCCAAATTCCATAAAATGCATCAAGTTGGTGTCACTCTGAAATCTGTGCAACAATGTGCACCTACATTTTCGTTTATAAACAAAGTTGTGCCGTAGGAAATTACAAGAGGACCGAGGTTCAAGCTTCTCACAGGTCATAGGCTCAACATGATAATGTTCACAATAAATTCATAAGCAGTGAATCAGGTATACATGTTGACTTGCCTGACGAGTATCAGCTTTCGGGCTCTGATCCAATTTTTTAGTGAATTCACACAAGTCATATATTCCTCGTGTTGTCCGATCCTAAGACATTTCAGTATGAGATTAGAAACATAATTGAGTCGCTGGGAGAAAAATGAGTCAGTGATGTAAATGTCTACTTACTTGAGTATAGGCTAGGCGTCCAAGCTTTGTCTCCTGCAACACAACAGGTAATCAGTTTGTGGTTAGCACTATGAGTGAATCAGTTCATCTTGAACAGAAAGGGAGAAATAAGCATGGTACAATGTACCTACCAAACTACGAACTACAAGATGAACTGTTTCCATTTCCTTCTGGAAGGCACTTAGATCTCCATGGATGATTGTAACCTATGAAATAATTTTATCAGTCTCCACTAAATTACACCAGATATTGATAAAAGCAAAGCATATGGGTAAGCTTCAAACCTCTTCCCTTGTGGCTtctgtaatttcttggcattcaTCTAAACTACAATCTACACGATCAATCCTTCCGGCAAGATGTCTCTTTGCAACCTGATATGAAAATATTTCACATAAGTAGATTACCGGATGCAACAGTAAGAGTCAGAACACCTAGATGCTGCCATCAAAATAAGTTAATCTAATGACTGGAGTCATATCCAGTGAAGCCAaggaattttttttttcttattgggTCATTTTTTCCCTCTTTCCAGTCAAAAAATGGCATAGGCACTTGAAAGTATATAGAATTCATCTATATTAAAAAGTACGATTGGTATATGCACAAATAGATAATTCAAAAACAAAACCGTACATAAGCATACTCACTCTATTTCTACGTACTTGATACTTTTGGCCAAAACTTTCACTAAATATTTGCTCTCTCAAAGGCACATTTACCCAAATTTATCATGTAAGCCTACAATCCCCCATAGTTTACTACCTTGTTTAATGAAGACTGAAGAGGGTGTAATGGCCAACTTACTATGTTCTTGAGTTCACTGGTCAAAAGTGCCACGTATATGGACACAGCAGGAATACAAATATCAGGTATAGAATCATAATGATATAGGAAACAACCATCATAAGAACGGTTCTGTTGCGAATTGTAGGTCCTTTGATGTTTTAATCAAACAGCCTTTAATCTAATGAGGTGTATGTTTAAGTTTGGATGAACAAACGAAGAAAGTTAACAAATTTTAGAAATTTATATAGCACCTTAGTACTTATTTTAAGGGGGTAGCATAAGATATGTGGATCACTGCAACGTGCATATGAGAACATGAAGGTCTAATAGTAACACCACAGTGAAAGATGGAAGAAGAAACTTACATTAACACTTTCTGAAACCTGATCCACTTGTTTCCCCACTACATTGCAAGCATCTGATAACCCACGCTTCGTCACAAACATCATATCAGAAAGTTTCCACCCCTGTAATCATAAAGTTAGCTCTGGTGGAATTGACATTGGCCAAACATCAAATGGTACAGTAGGAATAGCATTTGCACAGTTTAGTGTATAACCATTCACTAAAATGGTAAGAAAGAGAACTTGCTGCCAGCAGTACAATCTAATATAGATTTGATTAATATACTTTCTGAGCAATATCACCAAATTAAAAACGAAAGATGTACCTTCCATCTTATGAATAAATAGCCAATAGCTCCAATAACAACAGCTGTTATACCATATGCACCAGGGCCTGCAACTTGAAAATTTTGCTATCATATGTACAAAAGTCAATGAAGTTACTTgaaaacaacaacaaagccttttagtcccaaacaagttggggtaggctagagttgaaacccaacatgagcccctcGTCACGGAATGAAGTTACTTGAAAACTAAAAGGGcgtagggaagggtgtcagtggcaagccttaccctcgcctgtgcaatgggaggagaccgcgactcgaatccgtgaccttccggtcacaggcggtaagactctaccacttgcatcaggcccgcccttcaagttACTTGAAAACTAAAGGATAAAATTTTTTTCCACAGAATGCTTGGTggtttattttattttaagagtagTTAAAAATTTTATACTTGAAAACTAAAGGATAAAATTTTTAActactcttaaaataaaataaaccACCAAGCATTCTGTGGAAAAAATCATCTATGATCAAGTACCAATTCCTAGTAAGCTAGGGCCTGTTTTGATCCTCTAAACTTTTTATTAGCTGCAATACGGGAGGGACCAGCTAATAGCATTTTATAAGCAGGGTGGTTGGGTAGTTCAAGCTGGGCTGTTTGGATCAGCTAGAGTGTTTTTTAGCAGCTTTCTACTAGCTACAGCCTACAGCTGAAC
Protein-coding sequences here:
- the LOC136533669 gene encoding uncharacterized protein, whose protein sequence is MVLGKVAIVIGSGIVGSVLTGGESGLPDFRDAISGAFKFLTKSAKQGKDGPSTSSPHTAQLLNQVNYLREELQMLSKSNHVAIVTVDGRPGPGAYGITAVVIGAIGYLFIRWKGWKLSDMMFVTKRGLSDACNVVGKQVDQVSESVNVAKRHLAGRIDRVDCSLDECQEITEATREEVTIIHGDLSAFQKEMETVHLVVRSLETKLGRLAYTQDRTTRGIYDLCEFTKKLDQSPKADTRQVTSSTPRPAIESSERIVRAASLPPAMEPESPRIEAPKVVRSSTIMSASGLSLLAGTTIPPKRDQPGALSRASSMKEGPSELPSGVRNSAEPSPRRSGGSTLFGGLGFLRSYTS
- the LOC136533668 gene encoding probable sarcosine oxidase, translated to MAAEAAAAGHRFDFDVIVVGAGIMGSCTAHAAASRGARVLLLERFDLLHHLGSSHGESRTIRDAYPKAQYPPMVRLARRLWAEAEAESGYSVLTPAPQLSMGPRSNASLLAAIRSDPGAEEGADLTRRWGGAFRIPDGDGWVTAVSERGGGVLNATKAVAMFQALAVKKGAVVRDKTEVVGVRKGPEEEGGGVVVTTSAGAEFHGGKCVVTVGAWASKLVRSIAGGLELPIQPLHTMVLYWRIKPGRERDLAAESGFPTFSSYGDPHVYGTPSLELPGLMKINYDGGPPCDPDGRDWAHGGGAVADRVARWIEEFLPDHVDTAGGPVSRVSCMYSMTPDKDFVIDFLGGEFGNDVVVGAGFSGHGFKMAPAVGRILAEMAIYGEERTATEAGVELGSFRINRFEGNPLGNAKN